From Rhodanobacteraceae bacterium, the proteins below share one genomic window:
- a CDS encoding Nitrogen regulation protein NtrB, translating to MPRTKLDTSAIDQLATGVAWLDARGRLAHANPAFAEHTGYGLTRLLGQTLAALRPEGERLHAIAQRSQAEQVALASSGVTVCAAPGHDVRLDFSFTPSDGGAWVEIHRTAAAGDAARVSESLRGFAHEIRNPLAAISGAAQLLEQRADDSRQRELAQLIREESARLGALAERLLGARIAMATRAANVHAVLERAAELLHAERADVAVVRDYDPSLPAWQGDPDRLLQAVLNLVRNAVEANAARVILRSRAEAGWRDSQGQRVPALRIEVEDNGDGVPHAIAATLFEPMVSGRPDGTGLGLALAREIAREHGGELTWRSLDAGSCFVLLLPRHPRTGGQDG from the coding sequence TGGCTGGACGCGCGCGGGCGTCTGGCCCACGCCAATCCCGCCTTCGCCGAGCACACGGGTTATGGTCTGACGCGCCTGCTCGGGCAAACGCTCGCGGCGTTGAGGCCCGAGGGCGAACGGCTGCACGCCATCGCGCAGCGGTCGCAAGCCGAACAGGTCGCGCTCGCGTCATCCGGCGTCACGGTCTGCGCAGCCCCCGGGCACGACGTGCGGCTGGATTTCAGTTTCACGCCATCGGACGGCGGCGCGTGGGTGGAAATCCACCGGACCGCGGCGGCGGGCGATGCGGCGCGCGTGTCCGAATCGCTGCGGGGGTTCGCGCACGAAATCCGCAATCCGCTGGCCGCGATTTCAGGTGCGGCGCAACTGCTGGAGCAGCGCGCGGACGATTCGCGGCAGCGCGAACTCGCGCAGTTGATCCGCGAGGAATCCGCGCGGCTGGGCGCGCTGGCCGAACGCCTGCTGGGTGCGCGCATTGCCATGGCGACGCGCGCCGCCAACGTGCATGCCGTGCTCGAACGCGCCGCGGAACTGCTGCATGCCGAGCGCGCCGACGTCGCCGTCGTGCGCGACTACGATCCCAGCCTGCCCGCATGGCAGGGCGATCCCGACCGCCTGCTGCAGGCTGTCCTGAATCTGGTGCGCAACGCGGTGGAAGCCAATGCGGCGCGCGTCATCCTGCGCAGCCGCGCCGAAGCCGGCTGGCGCGATTCGCAGGGACAGCGCGTGCCCGCGTTGCGCATCGAGGTCGAGGACAATGGCGATGGCGTACCCCACGCCATCGCCGCAACGCTGTTCGAACCGATGGTCTCGGGCCGTCCGGATGGCACCGGCCTGGGCCTTGCGCTGGCGCGCGAAATCGCGCGCGAACACGGCGGCGAGCTGACCTGGCGCAGCCTTGATGCCGGCTCCTGTTTCGTGCTGCTGCTGCCGCGCCACCCGCGCACGGGAGGACAGGATGGGTGA
- a CDS encoding nitrogen regulation protein NR(I), GlnG produces MGDIYIVDDDRAVRFVLATALRDAGHLVTEFVDADSARRALWHAVPDLLISDVRLPGDNGLSLLREAKAAHPTLPVIVMSAYTDVATTAAAYREGAADYLAKPFDLAHAVSSAQRAVSESVQAGQPSRTAVPRHALLGESPPMREVFRLIGRVAASDLNVLITGETGTGKELVARALHEESARRARPFVALNTAAIPAELLESELFGHEAGAFTGAHRRSAGRFEQAEGGTLFLDEIGDMPLALQTRLLRVLAGGGFYRVGGRELITSDVRVLAATHQDLDAKVARGEFRADLMHRLDVLRIQLPSLRERRADIPLLAKQFLADAARELKLPEKHFTQSALEALKKRDFPGNVRQLENLCRRLAVIAAGTAIRREDLDEAGTRAASSATGALPWESALRAWADAELAGGTRNVHARARERFERVLLDAALTAHDGHRQNAAKALGLGRNTLTRKLGSSRKGRDRGPATGDRKS; encoded by the coding sequence ATGGGTGACATCTACATCGTGGACGACGACCGCGCGGTGCGCTTCGTGCTGGCGACGGCGCTGCGCGACGCGGGCCACCTTGTCACCGAATTCGTCGATGCCGATTCCGCGCGCCGGGCCCTGTGGCACGCGGTGCCGGATCTCTTGATCAGCGACGTGCGCCTGCCCGGCGACAACGGCCTCAGCTTGTTGCGCGAAGCGAAGGCGGCGCACCCGACATTGCCGGTGATCGTGATGAGCGCCTATACCGACGTCGCGACCACCGCGGCGGCGTACCGCGAAGGCGCCGCGGATTACCTGGCCAAGCCGTTCGACCTCGCGCACGCGGTGTCTTCGGCACAACGTGCGGTCAGCGAGTCGGTGCAGGCAGGGCAACCCTCGCGCACCGCGGTGCCGCGTCATGCGCTGCTCGGCGAAAGCCCGCCCATGCGTGAAGTGTTCCGCCTGATCGGACGCGTCGCGGCCAGCGACTTGAACGTGCTGATCACCGGCGAAACCGGCACCGGCAAGGAACTGGTGGCGCGCGCGCTGCACGAGGAAAGCGCGCGGCGCGCACGTCCGTTCGTCGCGCTCAATACCGCGGCGATCCCGGCCGAATTGCTGGAATCGGAATTGTTCGGCCACGAAGCCGGCGCCTTCACCGGCGCGCATCGGCGCAGCGCGGGCCGCTTCGAACAGGCCGAAGGCGGCACGCTGTTCCTCGACGAAATCGGCGACATGCCGCTCGCTTTGCAAACGCGCTTGCTGCGCGTGCTGGCCGGCGGCGGGTTCTATCGCGTGGGCGGCCGCGAACTGATCACGAGCGACGTGCGCGTGCTGGCGGCGACGCATCAGGATCTCGACGCGAAGGTCGCGCGCGGCGAATTCCGCGCCGACCTGATGCACCGGCTCGACGTGCTGCGCATCCAACTGCCTTCCCTGCGCGAGCGGCGCGCGGACATTCCGCTGCTGGCGAAACAGTTTCTCGCCGATGCCGCGCGCGAATTGAAGCTGCCGGAAAAACACTTCACGCAGTCCGCACTGGAGGCTTTGAAGAAGCGCGATTTCCCCGGCAACGTGCGGCAGCTGGAAAACCTGTGCCGCCGGCTTGCGGTGATCGCAGCGGGCACCGCGATCCGGCGCGAAGACCTGGACGAGGCTGGAACGCGCGCCGCTTCATCGGCCACCGGCGCGCTGCCGTGGGAATCGGCATTGCGTGCCTGGGCCGATGCAGAGTTGGCGGGCGGTACGCGCAACGTGCATGCGCGCGCGCGCGAACGTTTCGAGCGCGTGCTGCTGGATGCCGCGCTGACCGCGCACGACGGCCATCGGCAGAATGCCGCGAAGGCGCTCGGCCTGGGGCGCAATACGCTGACGCGCAAGCTTGGAAGTTCGCGCAAAGGCCGGGACCGGGGACCGGCGACCGGCGACCGGAAAAGCTGA
- a CDS encoding Acetyltransferase, GNAT family has product MLVTIRAADPADIPFLVNCNAAMALETEHKTLDREVLTRGTQAVFDDPRRGFYLVAELDGRPAGCLLITYEWSDWRNGDWWWFQSVYVTKAARRSGVFRALYADVERRARATPNVVGLRLYVEGDNARALQTYVSLGMEEEAYKMLRRGFIEFA; this is encoded by the coding sequence ATGCTCGTCACGATCCGCGCTGCCGACCCCGCTGACATCCCGTTCCTCGTCAACTGCAACGCCGCAATGGCGCTGGAAACCGAACACAAGACCCTCGACCGCGAGGTGCTGACGCGCGGCACGCAGGCGGTGTTCGACGATCCGCGCCGCGGGTTTTATCTGGTCGCCGAGCTGGATGGCAGACCCGCGGGTTGCCTGCTGATTACCTACGAATGGAGCGACTGGCGCAACGGCGACTGGTGGTGGTTCCAGAGCGTGTACGTGACGAAAGCCGCGCGCCGCAGCGGCGTGTTCCGCGCGCTGTATGCGGATGTCGAACGCCGCGCGCGCGCCACTCCGAATGTGGTCGGCCTGCGGTTGTACGTCGAAGGCGACAACGCGCGTGCGTTGCAGACCTACGTATCGCTTGGCATGGAGGAAGAGGCGTACAAGATGCTGCGGCGCGGGTTTATCGAGTTCGCGTGA
- a CDS encoding acetyl-CoA acetyltransferase, whose protein sequence is MIPQTRRVAVLGGVRIPFCKRDTAYADLGNFGMSVEVLGALVEKFDLHGLELGEVAFGAVMKHPADWNLAREALQSSGLAMTTPGITTARACGTSLDNAILIAQKIATGQIEAGIGGGSDTTSQVPLTYSNRLQQRLLDLNRAKTFGQKLRAATRGFRLRELKPQVPGVVEPRTGLSMGQHCEKMAREWKIGRAEQDEWALGSHRKLAAAYATGFFDDLVIPFRGVARDNLLRADTTLEKLGSLKPAFDRSSGHGTLTAGNSSALSDGAAAVLLANEEWAAARKLPVLAYLTFAEVAGVDYVHGEGLLMAPTIAVPRMLQRAGLKLQDFDFYEIHEAFAAQVLCQLRAWESAEYCKQRLGLDAPLGSIDPAKINVSGSSLATGHPFAATGARIVATLAKLLAQKGSGRGLISICTAGGMGVVAILER, encoded by the coding sequence ATGATCCCCCAAACCCGCCGTGTCGCCGTGCTGGGCGGCGTGCGCATACCGTTCTGCAAGCGCGATACCGCGTACGCCGATCTCGGCAACTTCGGGATGAGCGTGGAAGTGCTGGGCGCGCTGGTCGAAAAGTTCGACCTGCACGGATTGGAACTCGGCGAGGTCGCGTTCGGCGCGGTGATGAAGCATCCGGCCGACTGGAACCTCGCACGCGAGGCACTGCAATCGTCCGGCCTTGCGATGACGACGCCCGGCATCACCACCGCACGCGCGTGCGGCACGTCGCTCGACAACGCGATCCTGATCGCGCAGAAGATTGCGACCGGCCAGATCGAGGCCGGCATCGGCGGCGGCTCGGACACCACCAGCCAGGTGCCGCTGACCTATTCGAACCGGCTGCAGCAACGGCTGCTGGACTTGAATCGTGCGAAAACGTTCGGACAGAAACTGCGCGCGGCGACGCGCGGTTTTCGCCTGCGCGAACTGAAGCCGCAGGTGCCGGGCGTGGTCGAGCCGCGCACCGGCCTGTCGATGGGACAGCACTGCGAGAAGATGGCGCGCGAATGGAAGATCGGCCGCGCCGAGCAGGATGAGTGGGCGCTGGGCAGCCATCGCAAGCTCGCGGCCGCGTACGCCACCGGCTTCTTCGATGACCTGGTGATTCCGTTCCGCGGCGTCGCGCGCGACAACCTGCTGCGCGCCGACACCACGCTGGAAAAACTCGGCAGCCTGAAGCCCGCGTTCGATCGCAGCTCGGGTCACGGCACGCTCACCGCGGGCAATTCCTCCGCGCTGTCGGATGGCGCGGCGGCGGTGCTGCTGGCCAACGAGGAATGGGCGGCGGCGCGCAAGCTTCCGGTGCTGGCGTACCTCACGTTCGCGGAAGTCGCCGGCGTCGATTACGTGCACGGCGAAGGGTTGCTGATGGCGCCGACCATCGCGGTGCCGCGCATGCTGCAACGCGCCGGATTGAAATTGCAGGATTTCGATTTCTACGAAATCCACGAGGCCTTCGCGGCGCAGGTGCTGTGCCAGTTGCGCGCGTGGGAATCGGCCGAATATTGCAAGCAGCGCCTGGGACTGGATGCGCCGCTGGGTTCGATCGATCCCGCGAAGATCAACGTCAGCGGATCAAGCCTTGCGACCGGACATCCGTTCGCCGCGACCGGCGCGCGCATCGTGGCGACGCTGGCGAAGCTGTTGGCGCAGAAAGGTTCCGGCCGCGGGCTGATTTCGATCTGCACCGCGGGTGGGATGGGTGTCGTTGCGATCCTCGAGCGATAA
- a CDS encoding Cardiolipin synthase phosphatidylethanolamine-utilizing, bacterial type ClsC — MRKTVRAKLGWFVCAFALVLAGCAPLSTKRIQRANNIVAMSADSRVDCDRPDRCAEASPFMAQADNAIAASTPAAPRNTVTLLNIGQNALAARINLIRAAQKSIDIQTYIWAKDDAGMLVLDELVEAARRGVKVRILADQLGSLNDPQLLSRLARASGNLHIKLYNPTFDSARSNFVEYTASVVCCFHKFNQRMHNKLFLVDGKVGIVGGRNYADDYYDWDPQMDFLDRDVLVAGIAGRQMEKSFEIFWHNNRAVPLTHLKDVNADILAHPFDAAPWTEPRFADPQRVASTRAEAEDPQWLADNLLDHSLNVGLVDYFYDLPSKDEAVHGPDSRELTRDLMKMISDAHDQIVLQTPYLVLTKRAGKIFKALQQKQPPVQVIVSTNSLASTDALPVYALSYKHHKKFLVDYGFSIHELMPHPADADEMLGDYNRLSGFGSEQSSAHHGGRAPIQPGGQGPRISLHAKSLVVDGRIAMVGSHNFDPRSTHYNTEDGVIIHDKAFAGQVRAAILRDAAPRNAWLVAPRRPIPIIGDVSQAIGDVSRSLPIFDIWPFGYATDYQLKPGCQPVPPTDPDFLKCWQPVGDFPEVNLSLSAIITRFITAFGAGIQGIL; from the coding sequence ATGCGAAAGACCGTTCGCGCAAAACTGGGGTGGTTCGTCTGCGCCTTCGCGCTGGTGCTGGCGGGCTGCGCGCCGCTTTCGACGAAGCGCATCCAGCGCGCCAACAACATCGTCGCGATGTCGGCCGACAGCCGCGTCGATTGCGACAGGCCCGATCGTTGCGCGGAAGCCTCTCCGTTCATGGCGCAGGCCGACAACGCGATCGCGGCGTCGACGCCGGCTGCGCCGCGCAACACCGTGACGCTGCTCAACATCGGACAGAACGCGCTGGCCGCGCGCATCAATCTCATTCGCGCGGCGCAGAAATCGATCGACATCCAGACCTACATCTGGGCCAAGGACGACGCCGGCATGCTGGTGCTGGACGAACTGGTCGAGGCCGCGCGGCGCGGCGTGAAGGTGCGCATCCTCGCCGACCAGCTGGGTTCGTTGAACGATCCGCAACTGCTGTCGCGGCTCGCGCGCGCCAGCGGCAACCTGCACATCAAGCTTTACAACCCGACCTTCGACAGCGCCCGCAGCAATTTCGTCGAATACACCGCCAGCGTCGTGTGCTGCTTCCACAAGTTCAACCAGCGCATGCACAACAAGCTGTTCCTGGTCGACGGCAAGGTCGGCATCGTGGGCGGGCGCAACTACGCCGACGATTACTACGACTGGGATCCGCAGATGGATTTCCTGGACCGCGACGTGCTGGTGGCGGGCATCGCGGGACGCCAGATGGAGAAGAGCTTCGAAATCTTCTGGCACAACAATCGCGCGGTGCCGCTGACGCACCTGAAGGACGTCAACGCCGACATCCTCGCGCATCCGTTCGACGCCGCGCCGTGGACGGAGCCGCGCTTCGCCGATCCGCAGCGCGTGGCCAGCACCCGCGCCGAGGCGGAAGACCCGCAGTGGCTTGCCGACAACCTGCTCGACCACAGCTTGAACGTGGGGCTGGTCGATTACTTCTACGACCTGCCGTCCAAGGACGAGGCGGTGCACGGCCCGGATTCGCGCGAACTGACGCGCGACCTGATGAAGATGATCTCGGATGCGCACGACCAGATCGTGCTGCAGACGCCGTACCTAGTGCTGACCAAACGCGCCGGCAAGATCTTCAAGGCGCTGCAGCAGAAGCAGCCGCCGGTGCAGGTGATCGTGTCCACCAATTCGCTGGCGTCCACCGACGCGCTGCCGGTGTACGCGCTGTCGTACAAGCACCACAAGAAATTCCTGGTCGACTACGGCTTCAGCATCCACGAACTGATGCCGCACCCGGCCGACGCCGACGAGATGTTGGGCGACTACAACCGGCTGTCCGGTTTCGGCTCGGAACAATCTTCCGCGCACCACGGCGGCCGCGCGCCGATCCAGCCCGGCGGCCAGGGACCGCGCATCAGCCTGCACGCGAAGTCGCTGGTGGTCGACGGCCGCATCGCGATGGTCGGTTCGCACAACTTCGATCCGCGCTCGACCCACTACAACACCGAGGACGGCGTGATCATCCACGACAAGGCCTTCGCCGGCCAGGTGCGCGCGGCGATCCTGCGCGATGCGGCGCCGCGCAACGCGTGGCTGGTCGCGCCGCGGCGTCCGATCCCGATCATCGGCGACGTCAGCCAGGCCATCGGCGATGTCTCGCGCAGCCTGCCGATCTTCGACATCTGGCCGTTCGGCTACGCCACGGATTACCAGTTGAAGCCCGGTTGCCAACCCGTCCCGCCCACCGATCCGGATTTCCTGAAGTGCTGGCAGCCGGTGGGCGATTTCCCCGAGGTCAACCTGTCGCTCAGCGCCATCATCACGCGTTTCATCACCGCGTTCGGGGCGGGCATCCAGGGCATCCTTTAG